The following are encoded together in the Tatumella ptyseos genome:
- the flhD gene encoding flagellar transcriptional regulator FlhD: protein MDNSDIVKQIYGINLSYLLLAQRMLKEDKYSAFYRLGMEGELAEKIMGLSLHELVKLAETNQLICKFRFEKIEVVEKLTQDSRVDDLQQIHTGIMLASNLLNARSNNKRIRQ from the coding sequence ATGGATAATTCAGATATTGTCAAACAAATCTATGGGATCAATTTATCATATCTTCTCTTAGCGCAAAGAATGCTTAAAGAAGATAAATATTCAGCATTTTATCGGCTTGGAATGGAAGGAGAGTTAGCTGAAAAAATAATGGGACTAAGTCTACATGAATTAGTCAAACTTGCCGAAACAAACCAACTTATATGTAAGTTTCGATTTGAGAAAATAGAAGTGGTTGAAAAACTGACGCAAGATTCTCGAGTCGATGACCTACAGCAGATCCACACAGGTATTATGCTAGCCAGTAATTTATTAAATGCGCGTAGTAATAATAAAAGAATAAGACAATAG
- the flhC gene encoding flagellar transcriptional regulator FlhC — protein sequence MKEKSVLREGHDIRVAMELIRLGARLQLLENETVLSRGRLIRLYKEIKGTPPPKGMLPFSTDWFMTWEHNIHATVFYHAWQFLRNQTEKSDVDCLILAYRLYLEQCPADEEGDEPLLGLTRAWTLIRFAESGMIELSACRQCQGQFINHAHQPKGSFVCSLCQPPSRAIKKRKLCYSEADKGYEESKGLRYGIL from the coding sequence ATGAAAGAAAAAAGCGTACTCAGAGAGGGGCACGATATTCGTGTTGCAATGGAATTAATCAGATTGGGGGCAAGATTACAGCTACTGGAGAATGAGACGGTATTAAGTCGCGGACGTTTAATAAGATTATACAAGGAGATTAAGGGGACTCCCCCTCCTAAGGGTATGCTGCCTTTCTCAACGGACTGGTTTATGACGTGGGAACACAATATTCACGCCACCGTTTTTTATCATGCATGGCAATTTCTACGCAATCAGACTGAGAAGTCGGATGTTGACTGCCTTATCTTAGCTTATCGTCTCTATCTAGAGCAGTGTCCTGCCGATGAGGAAGGTGATGAACCGCTACTAGGATTAACTCGTGCATGGACGTTAATCCGTTTTGCGGAGAGCGGAATGATTGAACTATCCGCCTGCCGACAGTGCCAAGGGCAGTTTATTAATCATGCTCATCAACCAAAAGGAAGCTTTGTGTGTAGTCTTTGCCAGCCACCTTCTAGAGCAATAAAAAAACGTAAACTTTGTTATTCAGAAGCCGATAAAGGGTATGAAGAGAGTAAAGGGTTACGTTATGGAATATTATGA
- the motA gene encoding flagellar motor stator protein MotA, whose protein sequence is MFIIIGYIIVTASILGGYAMVGGHMGALYQPSELVIIGGAGIGALFVGNNGKALKKTMASIPILFRGSNYTKSHYLSLMSLLFNIMSKSRQQGLLSIEKDIEDPSASDIFNQYPKLTADLLLMHFLTDYLRLMISGNMSALEIESLMDEEIETCEHESDIPAQSIAAVGDALPAFGIVAAVMGVVHALASADRPPAELGELIAHAMVGTFLGILLSYGFVSPLATVLRQKSAEKIKMLQCIKVTLLANLHGYAPQVAVEFGRKVLYTTERPAFTELEDFVRNNKPGNRSAETSEE, encoded by the coding sequence GTGTTTATAATTATTGGCTATATTATAGTGACTGCATCGATCCTCGGTGGCTACGCGATGGTAGGTGGCCATATGGGAGCATTATATCAACCTTCAGAATTGGTGATAATTGGCGGTGCCGGTATTGGGGCTTTATTTGTTGGGAATAATGGTAAAGCCTTAAAAAAGACAATGGCGTCAATACCGATATTATTTCGTGGTTCAAACTATACTAAAAGTCATTATCTTTCACTGATGAGTCTATTATTCAATATTATGTCTAAATCGAGACAGCAAGGGCTGTTATCCATAGAGAAAGATATTGAAGATCCAAGTGCCAGTGATATTTTCAATCAATATCCCAAGCTGACAGCTGATTTATTATTAATGCATTTCCTGACCGACTATTTGCGATTGATGATTAGTGGGAATATGAGTGCCTTAGAAATTGAATCGCTGATGGATGAAGAGATTGAAACCTGTGAGCATGAAAGCGATATACCTGCACAAAGTATCGCTGCAGTCGGAGACGCGTTACCTGCCTTTGGTATTGTGGCTGCGGTGATGGGGGTGGTCCATGCCTTAGCCTCAGCAGATAGACCTCCGGCAGAACTCGGCGAACTGATTGCTCACGCGATGGTGGGGACCTTTTTAGGGATATTACTTTCTTACGGCTTTGTCTCGCCTCTTGCAACGGTACTGCGTCAAAAGTCGGCAGAAAAAATCAAAATGTTGCAGTGTATTAAAGTGACGCTATTGGCCAATTTACATGGCTATGCCCCGCAAGTCGCGGTGGAATTCGGTCGTAAAGTTTTATATACCACCGAACGTCCCGCTTTCACAGAGCTTGAAGATTTTGTACGTAATAATAAACCTGGGAATCGTAGCGCGGAGACTAGTGAAGAATGA
- the motB gene encoding flagellar motor protein MotB has protein sequence MKDSRPPIIVIKKKKKHARHDSHGAWKIAYADFMTAMMAFFMVMWLISIADPQKLESLADYFRMPLRVALAPGKHQSDATTVIPGGEAGQKKESTESYPNPSIGRKDKDRDRKALQGIKHKIEQLLLTDPRLKSLRPHLFLTMINRGLRIQIVDSQQRPMFLKGSANIEPYMAEILHALAPILNDVPNKMSIAGHTDNSPYATGDHGFSNWELSTQRANSSRRELVKAGLVEGKVLRIIGMSDTMNMKGVASDAPENRRISLLILTHDAEDEVEKENHEGQALIITAAGELQPVIAPSLNGQAQKNEQPTERKE, from the coding sequence ATGAAGGACTCTAGGCCTCCCATTATTGTTATTAAAAAGAAGAAGAAGCACGCACGGCATGATAGTCATGGTGCATGGAAGATTGCGTACGCAGACTTTATGACTGCCATGATGGCTTTCTTTATGGTGATGTGGTTGATCTCCATTGCCGACCCACAAAAATTAGAATCACTCGCCGACTATTTTCGCATGCCCTTACGGGTAGCGCTTGCGCCCGGAAAACACCAAAGTGATGCGACAACGGTTATTCCAGGTGGCGAAGCTGGACAAAAAAAGGAGTCTACTGAAAGTTACCCCAATCCTTCGATCGGTCGTAAAGATAAGGACCGTGACCGCAAAGCCTTACAGGGAATTAAACATAAAATAGAGCAACTCTTGTTGACTGATCCAAGATTGAAATCCTTACGTCCACACCTCTTCCTCACCATGATCAATCGCGGATTACGCATACAAATTGTGGATAGTCAGCAGAGGCCAATGTTTCTCAAGGGAAGTGCGAATATTGAACCTTATATGGCAGAAATTCTACATGCACTAGCCCCTATCCTTAATGATGTGCCGAATAAAATGAGTATTGCCGGTCATACTGATAATTCGCCTTATGCAACGGGAGATCATGGTTTTAGTAACTGGGAATTATCGACCCAACGGGCGAATTCATCTCGGCGTGAACTGGTCAAAGCCGGATTAGTTGAAGGGAAGGTGCTGAGAATTATCGGGATGTCAGACACCATGAATATGAAAGGGGTGGCTTCCGATGCACCAGAGAATCGCCGTATCAGTTTGTTGATCTTAACGCATGATGCTGAAGACGAAGTGGAGAAAGAAAACCATGAAGGACAAGCGCTGATCATCACTGCCGCAGGCGAACTGCAACCTGTGATAGCGCCATCGCTCAACGGGCAGGCTCAAAAAAACGAACAGCCGACGGAAAGGAAAGAGTAA
- a CDS encoding GNAT family N-acetyltransferase, with protein sequence MTIRIRRARGDEAEVCWRIRNLALVAQCQACYPLSAITAWTPEVMPSDYRQAILHNPFYVAEKEQGRLLATGYLDIKTQRVEAMFTLPEAMGQGLASRIMTRIKQEALVQGVETIALSSTPNAEGFYLKQGFLRVRNDTHYSPAANYTFDCIEMLYRRDQ encoded by the coding sequence ATGACAATAAGGATTAGAAGAGCGCGGGGGGACGAGGCCGAGGTCTGTTGGCGTATCCGTAATCTAGCGCTAGTTGCACAGTGCCAAGCCTGCTACCCCTTATCTGCCATCACCGCGTGGACGCCAGAGGTAATGCCTAGTGATTATCGACAGGCGATATTGCACAATCCCTTTTATGTTGCAGAGAAAGAGCAAGGTCGGCTGCTAGCGACAGGATATTTGGATATCAAGACGCAGCGTGTTGAAGCGATGTTTACCTTGCCTGAAGCAATGGGGCAAGGGCTCGCTTCACGCATTATGACGCGTATAAAGCAAGAGGCGCTAGTGCAAGGCGTAGAAACTATTGCCCTCTCTTCTACCCCTAATGCTGAGGGGTTTTATCTTAAACAAGGTTTTCTACGCGTGCGCAATGATACCCACTATTCGCCTGCCGCCAACTATACTTTCGACTGTATCGAGATGCTTTACCGGCGAGATCAGTAA
- the otsB gene encoding trehalose-phosphatase, protein MNELRQRCRQNHYAFFFDIDGTLADLQATPEAVSIPSSAVADLKQLTQQSGGAIAFVSGRPLSQIDALTYPLHGAAAGIHGAEIRTLNGELTITHVDAQQLGDIEQYLSREITSLAGVRLEEKGIAFALHYRQAPNAQAALQQLAKNIVERYPDFKVQAGKCVWEIKPRACDKGKAINFLMQTPPFKGRIPVFLGDDITDEAGFQYVNQQHGISIKIGSGESEAIHRLPNVIALHQWLDDLANNNIDLDKMRSVQHG, encoded by the coding sequence ATGAATGAACTGCGGCAACGATGCCGACAAAATCACTACGCATTTTTTTTTGATATCGATGGTACGCTAGCTGACCTTCAAGCGACACCAGAAGCCGTATCAATACCGTCTTCGGCAGTGGCTGATCTTAAACAATTAACCCAACAGTCAGGGGGAGCCATCGCTTTTGTTTCAGGGCGACCGTTAAGCCAAATTGATGCGTTAACCTACCCACTGCACGGGGCGGCGGCAGGTATCCACGGCGCCGAAATCCGCACACTCAACGGTGAACTGACGATAACGCATGTCGATGCGCAGCAGCTTGGCGACATTGAACAGTACTTATCACGGGAAATTACGTCGCTGGCGGGCGTACGTTTAGAAGAGAAAGGCATTGCGTTTGCCTTACATTACCGACAAGCGCCTAACGCGCAGGCGGCATTGCAGCAATTGGCCAAGAATATCGTGGAGCGTTACCCCGATTTTAAAGTCCAAGCAGGAAAGTGTGTGTGGGAGATCAAACCGCGTGCCTGTGATAAAGGTAAGGCGATAAATTTCCTTATGCAAACCCCTCCCTTTAAAGGCCGCATTCCAGTTTTTTTGGGCGACGATATCACGGACGAAGCCGGCTTCCAGTATGTGAACCAGCAACATGGGATTTCTATTAAAATTGGTAGTGGTGAGAGCGAAGCGATCCACCGATTACCCAACGTGATAGCCCTGCACCAGTGGTTAGATGATTTAGCCAACAATAATATTGATCTAGATAAAATGAGGAGTGTACAGCATGGGTAG
- the msrA gene encoding peptide-methionine (S)-S-oxide reductase MsrA, protein MATEYAIIAGGCFWCTEAVFQSLKGVSSVESGYTGGASADPTYEQVCSGSTGHAEAIRIGFDPEQISYADLLAVSFATHDPTQLNRQGNDIGTQYRSAIFPLDAAQRQTAEQAIKLAQQDHSQPIVTTIETFTLWYPAEDYHQDYWDRVGANNGFCMAVIPPKLQKLRKKFADRVKD, encoded by the coding sequence ATGGCAACTGAATATGCAATTATTGCAGGCGGCTGTTTCTGGTGTACGGAAGCCGTCTTTCAAAGCTTGAAAGGGGTGTCGTCTGTCGAAAGTGGTTATACCGGTGGCGCGTCAGCGGATCCAACGTATGAACAAGTCTGTAGCGGGTCGACTGGCCATGCAGAAGCCATTCGTATTGGTTTTGATCCTGAGCAGATTAGTTATGCCGATCTCCTCGCGGTGAGTTTTGCTACCCACGATCCAACCCAGCTTAACCGCCAAGGTAACGATATCGGTACGCAATACCGTTCCGCTATTTTTCCTCTGGATGCTGCACAACGACAGACCGCTGAACAAGCGATCAAACTGGCCCAGCAGGATCACTCGCAACCCATAGTCACCACGATTGAAACCTTTACCCTGTGGTACCCTGCTGAAGATTATCATCAAGATTATTGGGATCGCGTAGGAGCAAACAATGGTTTCTGTATGGCAGTGATTCCACCTAAGCTACAGAAGTTACGTAAGAAATTTGCAGATCGGGTTAAGGATTAA
- the umuC gene encoding translesion error-prone DNA polymerase V subunit UmuC, protein MFALVDVNSFYASCETIFRPDLRGKPVVVLSNNDGCVIARSAEAKALNIRMGEPYFKLTQQTFPQKIAVFSSNYALYADMSHRVMTLLEEMAPHVEIYSIDEAFLNLTGMAAYGSLEQYGQQVRQRIKNEAHLMVGVGIAPTKTLAKLANYAAKKWVKTAGVVDLSSPLRQNKLLPLVPVEEVWGIGRRLSKKLQQLGVYTAADLAKQDTQFIRKSFSVIVERTVRELRGEPCLALEEFAPVKQQILCSRSFSQRITDYRQMREAVCNYAVRAAEKLRIEKQYCRQVGVFIRTSPHAVGEIYYANQLTGQLLTPSQDTRDIVRLALYLLDQIWREGPRYMKAGIILGDFFQQGVAQLNLFDPLAPHANSDALMHVVDGINQSGRGTIWFAGQGIQKSWAMKREKLSPAYTTRYQDLPWVK, encoded by the coding sequence ATGTTTGCGTTAGTTGATGTCAACTCGTTCTATGCTTCCTGCGAAACGATCTTTCGTCCCGATCTTCGCGGTAAACCAGTGGTCGTACTAAGCAATAATGATGGTTGTGTTATCGCTCGCTCCGCAGAGGCCAAAGCACTGAACATTCGAATGGGTGAACCCTATTTCAAACTTACACAGCAAACCTTTCCTCAAAAAATAGCGGTCTTTAGCTCTAATTACGCCTTATATGCGGACATGAGCCATCGCGTGATGACGCTATTGGAGGAGATGGCCCCGCATGTCGAAATTTATTCAATCGATGAGGCCTTTCTTAACCTTACTGGTATGGCGGCATATGGCTCGCTAGAGCAGTACGGCCAACAGGTACGACAACGTATTAAAAATGAAGCACATCTGATGGTCGGTGTCGGCATTGCGCCCACTAAGACACTGGCGAAGCTCGCCAATTATGCCGCAAAAAAATGGGTAAAAACCGCAGGTGTGGTTGATCTCTCCTCGCCACTCCGACAAAACAAATTACTGCCGCTGGTGCCGGTAGAAGAAGTCTGGGGCATTGGCCGTCGATTGAGTAAAAAACTTCAACAGCTCGGCGTTTATACTGCCGCCGATCTTGCCAAACAAGATACCCAGTTTATCCGTAAATCTTTTTCGGTCATTGTTGAACGAACAGTACGCGAATTACGCGGCGAGCCATGCTTAGCCCTAGAGGAGTTTGCACCGGTAAAGCAGCAGATACTCTGTTCCCGCTCATTTTCTCAGCGTATTACCGACTACCGCCAGATGCGTGAAGCGGTCTGTAATTATGCCGTCCGGGCTGCCGAAAAATTACGTATTGAAAAACAGTATTGTCGCCAAGTAGGCGTTTTTATCCGTACCAGTCCGCATGCTGTCGGCGAAATTTATTATGCGAATCAACTTACCGGTCAACTCCTCACGCCTTCTCAAGATACGCGCGATATCGTACGACTAGCCCTTTATCTACTCGATCAAATTTGGCGCGAAGGCCCACGCTATATGAAGGCAGGGATTATCTTAGGCGATTTTTTTCAGCAAGGTGTGGCGCAGCTTAATCTTTTTGATCCGCTAGCCCCTCACGCTAACAGCGACGCATTAATGCACGTTGTTGATGGGATCAATCAAAGTGGCAGAGGAACGATTTGGTTTGCAGGGCAAGGAATTCAAAAATCGTGGGCGATGAAGCGAGAGAAATTATCCCCTGCCTATACGACCCGTTACCAAGATTTACCTTGGGTAAAGTAA
- the otsA gene encoding alpha,alpha-trehalose-phosphate synthase: MGRLVVVSNRIALPDNSKNGAGGLAVGLLDALQEQGGLWFGWNGEISKITGEEEPLQIEQEKNITYAACSLTQNDYDLYYSQFSNTVIWPAFHYRLDLVEYQREAWEGYLHVNELLAAKLSPLLQQDDVVWVHDYHLLPFAAALRQQGSSHPLGFFLHIPFPAPEVLMALPDYQEILRLMTAYNLLGFQTERDAKAFLAAIGHETELVTLEEGVYQAYGNTFHVHDYPIGIDPESIRKLAEGPLPPKMQAIRQELGDAKNIIACERLDYSKGIPERFLAYESFLEKYPEHRGNIRYTQIAPTSRGEVQAYQAIRHQLETEAGRINGKYGTMSWTPLYYLNQHFDRRLLMKIFRLTDIALITPLRDGMNLVAKEYLAAQDPSNPGVLILSKFAGAACELTESLLVNPYDRDEVAKAILHATTMSKEERVRRHAIMMETLSHQTITRWRETFLDDLYKIGR, encoded by the coding sequence ATGGGTAGATTAGTGGTTGTCTCCAACCGTATCGCACTCCCTGATAACAGTAAAAATGGAGCCGGTGGATTAGCCGTCGGATTATTGGATGCTCTACAAGAGCAGGGCGGACTCTGGTTCGGATGGAACGGAGAAATCAGTAAAATTACGGGGGAGGAGGAGCCTCTACAGATCGAGCAAGAGAAAAATATCACCTATGCCGCCTGCTCACTGACCCAAAATGATTACGACCTGTATTATAGCCAATTCTCGAATACCGTGATCTGGCCTGCTTTTCATTATCGCCTCGATCTCGTCGAATATCAGCGTGAGGCATGGGAAGGCTACTTACATGTCAACGAACTACTCGCAGCTAAACTTTCTCCACTGCTGCAACAAGATGATGTGGTGTGGGTGCATGACTACCATTTATTACCTTTTGCGGCGGCGCTACGTCAGCAGGGTAGCTCACATCCACTCGGATTTTTCTTGCATATTCCCTTCCCAGCCCCTGAAGTGTTGATGGCGCTACCGGACTACCAAGAAATCTTACGATTAATGACCGCCTATAATTTACTAGGCTTTCAAACAGAACGTGATGCGAAAGCGTTTTTAGCTGCGATTGGCCATGAGACGGAGTTGGTGACGCTAGAAGAGGGCGTTTATCAAGCTTATGGTAACACCTTCCATGTCCACGATTATCCAATTGGCATTGACCCCGAGAGCATTCGTAAATTAGCAGAAGGTCCACTTCCGCCGAAAATGCAGGCTATTCGACAAGAGCTCGGTGATGCCAAAAATATCATTGCCTGCGAGCGCTTAGATTATTCAAAAGGGATCCCAGAGCGGTTTCTTGCTTATGAAAGTTTCCTAGAAAAATACCCCGAGCACCGCGGAAATATCCGCTACACGCAGATCGCGCCGACCTCGCGCGGTGAGGTGCAAGCCTACCAAGCGATACGTCATCAGCTCGAAACGGAAGCAGGCAGAATAAATGGGAAATACGGCACGATGAGCTGGACGCCCCTCTATTACCTAAACCAGCACTTTGATCGCCGTCTATTAATGAAAATTTTCCGGCTGACAGATATTGCGCTGATTACGCCGCTACGCGATGGGATGAATTTGGTTGCCAAAGAGTACTTGGCTGCGCAAGACCCGTCTAACCCTGGTGTACTGATCCTATCGAAATTCGCTGGGGCAGCCTGTGAGCTGACCGAATCATTATTGGTGAATCCCTATGATCGCGATGAGGTGGCGAAGGCCATTTTACATGCGACGACCATGAGTAAAGAAGAGCGCGTTCGGCGGCACGCAATCATGATGGAGACTCTCAGCCATCAAACTATTACTCGTTGGCGCGAAACCTTTTTAGACGATCTCTACAAAATAGGGCGTTAA
- the umuD gene encoding translesion error-prone DNA polymerase V autoproteolytic subunit, with protein sequence MLCYQPARIRALLELPLFISRIPCGFPSPALDYVEQRIDLNQLLISHPSATYFVKVSGDSMIDGGISEGDMLVVDSALTAKQGDIIVASLAGEFTVKQLMLKPTLHLLPLNTAYAAIPIDDADQFEIFGVVKHVIKTLNP encoded by the coding sequence ATGTTATGTTATCAACCTGCACGTATTCGTGCGCTCCTTGAGCTACCTTTGTTTATTAGTCGTATTCCTTGCGGCTTCCCCTCCCCTGCTCTGGACTACGTTGAGCAACGTATCGACCTTAACCAACTTCTTATCAGCCACCCCAGCGCGACCTATTTTGTTAAAGTGAGCGGTGACTCAATGATTGATGGCGGGATCAGTGAGGGAGATATGCTGGTGGTCGATAGCGCCTTGACCGCGAAACAGGGCGATATTATCGTTGCCTCTTTAGCCGGAGAGTTTACCGTTAAGCAGCTGATGCTAAAGCCCACTCTGCACCTCCTACCATTAAATACAGCTTATGCCGCTATTCCTATTGATGATGCCGACCAATTCGAAATTTTTGGTGTCGTAAAGCATGTTATCAAAACGCTGAATCCCTAA
- the phoH gene encoding phosphate starvation-inducible protein PhoH translates to MGRQKAVVKARREAKRVLRSDARSHRSREEESVSSLVHMSGLDAIGMARDTRDRQPIVARNASQAHYLQAITAKSLIFATGEAGCGKTWISAAKAAEALINKDIERIIVTRPVLQADEDLGFLPGDISEKFAPYFRPVYDVLVKRLGSSFMHYCLRPEIAKVEIAPFAYMRGRTFENAFVILDEAQNVTASQMKMFLTRLGENVTVIVNGDITQCDLPAGVKSGLADAMQRFSDDEVVGVVRFGAEDCVRSELCQRTLLAYQ, encoded by the coding sequence ATGGGAAGACAAAAAGCAGTAGTCAAAGCACGTCGTGAAGCAAAACGGGTTCTTCGCAGTGATGCGCGTAGCCATCGTTCACGCGAAGAAGAATCAGTCTCCTCTTTAGTTCATATGAGTGGCCTTGATGCCATTGGCATGGCACGGGATACCCGTGATCGCCAACCGATCGTCGCGCGTAATGCGTCACAAGCTCATTATCTGCAGGCGATAACTGCCAAGTCGTTAATTTTCGCTACCGGCGAGGCGGGGTGTGGTAAAACGTGGATTAGCGCAGCGAAAGCTGCAGAAGCCTTAATCAATAAAGATATAGAGCGTATCATTGTGACTCGCCCTGTATTACAAGCCGATGAAGACTTGGGTTTCCTCCCTGGCGATATTTCTGAAAAATTTGCTCCTTACTTTCGCCCGGTCTATGACGTATTAGTCAAACGCTTGGGTTCCTCCTTCATGCACTACTGTTTGCGCCCTGAAATTGCGAAAGTAGAAATTGCTCCTTTCGCTTACATGCGGGGGAGAACGTTCGAAAATGCCTTCGTGATCCTTGATGAAGCACAGAACGTCACCGCCTCGCAAATGAAAATGTTTCTCACTCGGTTAGGGGAAAACGTAACTGTGATTGTTAACGGTGATATTACCCAATGCGACCTTCCAGCAGGCGTTAAGTCTGGGCTTGCCGATGCGATGCAGCGTTTTTCTGATGATGAGGTAGTTGGGGTGGTACGCTTTGGAGCAGAAGACTGTGTTCGCTCAGAACTCTGTCAACGCACACTGCTTGCCTATCAATAA
- a CDS encoding NAD(P)H-dependent flavin oxidoreductase, with product MSLLTQLGVRYPIFLAPMAGITTPLLASRVSEAGGLGALGLGACDAFQAEAAIRGTQQLTSQPFQVNFFCHRSVPLDPVKSRAWCQYLSAHFTQFEQAVPSQLVAPYASFADSPELLDVILATRPAVVSFHFGLPPKSILQALQHAKIPYWVSVTRLSEALYAQQQGCSAIIAQGIEAGGHRATFDPLCDAGLSTQQLLQQLAPQVSLPIISAGGVMTGGQINELLAQGASAAQLGTAFITCQESAASDSLRQRLATATGTQITDVISGRPARGVIGRWQQDIDSPLRPPHADYPYSYALAKQLDKVASAQGVADYQVCWAGTGVTALRPLEAMPLMKTLITELQ from the coding sequence ATGTCGTTACTCACTCAGTTAGGCGTACGTTATCCGATTTTTTTAGCGCCGATGGCTGGCATAACCACACCGCTATTGGCCAGCCGGGTCTCTGAGGCGGGAGGGCTTGGTGCCTTAGGGCTAGGTGCTTGTGATGCTTTTCAGGCTGAGGCCGCAATCAGGGGGACGCAACAGCTGACCAGTCAGCCTTTTCAGGTCAACTTCTTTTGTCACCGTTCCGTACCCTTGGATCCGGTTAAAAGCCGAGCATGGTGCCAGTACCTTTCAGCGCATTTTACGCAATTTGAGCAGGCTGTGCCTTCGCAGCTTGTTGCCCCTTATGCTTCCTTTGCTGACTCGCCTGAGTTACTCGATGTCATCCTCGCCACCCGCCCAGCAGTCGTCAGTTTTCACTTTGGTCTACCACCTAAGTCTATCCTGCAAGCCTTACAGCATGCGAAAATCCCTTATTGGGTGAGTGTGACACGGCTCAGTGAGGCACTCTATGCCCAACAGCAGGGGTGCTCAGCGATTATTGCGCAAGGGATCGAAGCGGGAGGGCACCGTGCGACTTTCGACCCGCTTTGTGATGCGGGACTGAGTACTCAGCAGTTATTACAGCAATTAGCGCCACAGGTCTCGCTACCTATTATTAGCGCAGGGGGCGTAATGACGGGAGGACAAATTAATGAGCTGTTAGCCCAAGGGGCGAGTGCTGCACAATTGGGGACTGCATTTATTACCTGCCAAGAGTCTGCCGCGAGCGACTCGCTAAGACAACGTTTAGCCACGGCGACCGGGACGCAAATTACGGATGTCATTTCTGGGCGACCTGCTCGCGGGGTTATAGGGCGTTGGCAGCAAGATATTGACAGCCCGCTACGTCCTCCCCATGCGGACTATCCTTATAGTTACGCTCTTGCCAAGCAATTGGATAAGGTCGCCAGTGCGCAAGGCGTCGCCGATTACCAAGTGTGTTGGGCGGGGACGGGCGTAACGGCATTACGGCCCTTAGAGGCGATGCCGCTCATGAAGACGCTCATCACTGAATTGCAGTAG